A window of Hippoglossus stenolepis isolate QCI-W04-F060 chromosome 16, HSTE1.2, whole genome shotgun sequence contains these coding sequences:
- the recql5 gene encoding ATP-dependent DNA helicase Q5, giving the protein MTASVKAALKTHFGFDGFRTKIQEDVVSAVLRGDRDVFVCMPTGAGKSLCYQLPAVLAEGITLVISPLIALIQDQVQRLRELNIPACSINSKLPVGERHLIMSDLESSQPKLKLLYITPEMLASSSFKPCLTGLLSRGLLSYMAVDEAHCVSQWGHDFRPDYLKLGELRARLPGVPCLALTATAPKNVQEDIVKSLRLRLPLSFVTEVFRSNLHYDVIFMELLPKPYDHLHAFIKQALALDSGSNGQGCGIVYCRTRDGCETVAYQLTKLGVLAKPYHAGLKTGDRTEAQNDWMQGKVLVIVATISFGMGVDKANVRFVAHWNLAKSLASYYQESGRAGRDGLPSSCRTYYSRRDKEQMNFLIRKEVGRRQAKRGSSKEADKAAITDFEAMVSFCEKEGCRHAIISKFFGDKAPNCAGACDFCRNPKAVRAQLEKGATLSTRTAAAQSNEATGPFGFIPKVYEGGKKGYGFERFDEGENSGSEDDGSQRKKEFTDLFKKQMNLRKGTDGQRGDFVPPDDSCRLRDASSQRIPRLTVKAREHCLYLLEEAIHDHQGAGGTFIYDPLSSGADMEHEVFKNSKSANLYKAAVLKKVAEMKKAATPSTGGEKGKGDKTNSSGEAGEVESKLTGEASTSSSTSFSEALQGFTSASEIYSLKRKRVGAGLRGSSDPFKTAKELLELSRLETASNKGSESGGFYNDGSGGCGESSVKGNKERTNTDTSSAVTSSIRDRANAVAAPADSPTKAGKAMSKKQKLAEAAKSSRNISQYFAKKQTTEKSQEEPPELKGLDATVSQTSTLVQQENTVQLEDSLSSVEAMENSPVESEAQDVTQEESKNKVIVIADDDEEETHQTETLELKQIHDTSHQELRQEEEEEEEEAAEPAPIQELTDDMKASRESSSPPPKRSRPPDGSSRRVTFNPNVQERALQPASEPPTPLTLKEAADVVVRYLDPFYTRGKFATKELFKSFARYLSHLLTEGRSRGKGQVKAEAKALIKKFFSKVQRCESEADWKHLKRPHSCNATENKE; this is encoded by the exons atgactGCAAGTGTAAAAGCGGCGTTAAAAACCCACTTCGGGTTCGACGGCTTCCGGACCAAGATACAGGAGGACGTGGTGAGCGCTGTGCTCAGAG GGGACCGGGATGTGTTCGTGTGTATGCCCACAGGAGCAGGGAAGTCCCTCTGTTACCAGCTGCCTGCGGTGCTGGCTGAGGGCATCACTCTGGTCATATCCCCGCTCATCGCTCTCATTCAG GACCAAGTGCAACGCCTGAGGGAGCTGAACATCCCCGCCTGCTCCATCAACTCCAAGCTCCCAGTAGGCGAGCGCCATCTGATCATGAGCGACCTGGAGAGCAGCCAGCCGAAGCTGAAGCTCCTCTACATCACCCCAGAGATGTTGGCGTCCTCCTCGTTCAAGCCGTGCCTGACGGGCCTGTTATCCCGCGGCCTGCTGTCCTACATGGCCGTGGACGAGGCTCACTGCGTCTCCCAGTGGGGCCACGACTTTAGGCCGGACTACCTCAAACTGGGTGAGCTGCGTGCGCGCCTACCTGGAGTTCCCTGCTTGGCCCTGACAGCGACAGCACCCAAGAATGTGCAGGAGGACATTGTTAAGTCCCTCAGGCTGCGCTTGCCGCTGTCTTTTGTCACAGAGGTGTTTCGCAGTAACTTGCACTATGATGTGATCTTCATGGAGCTGCTGCCGAAACCTTATGACCACCTCCATGCTTTTATTAAGCAAGCACTGGCGCTGGACAGCGGGTCTAATGGACAG GGCTGTGGGATTGTTTACTGTCGGACCAGGGATGGCTGTGAAACGGTGGCTTACCAGCTGACCAAGCTTGGAGTCCTGGCCAAGCCTTATCATGCAG GTCTGAAAACGGGAGATCGCACAGAGGCACAGAATGACTGGATGCAGGGGAAAGTTTTGGTTATTGTCGCCACCATCAGTTTCGGCATGGGAGTAGACAAGGCCAACGTCAG GTTTGTAGCTCATTGGAACCTCGCTAAGTCGTTGGCCAGTTACTACCAAGAGTCTGGGCGAGCGGGCAGAGACGGACTGCCCTCCTCCTGTCGCACATACTACTCCCGGAGAGACAAGGAGCAAATGAACTTCCTCATCCGAAAGGAAGTCGGCCGCAGACAG GCAAAACGTGGCTCTTCAAAGGAGGCGGACAAAGCAGCCATCACAGACTTCGAAGCCATGGTGTCATTCTGTGAGAAAGAAGG TTGTCGTCATGCCATCATCTCCAAGTTCTTCGGGGACAAAGCGCCAAACTGTGCCGGCGCCTGCGACTTCTGCCGCAACCCTAAAGCTGTACGAGCCCAGCTGGAGAAAGGGGCGACCCTCAGCACCAGAaccgctgcagctcagagcaaCGAGGCCACAGGACCGTTTGGCTTCATTCCCAAAGTTTATGAAGGTGGAAAGAAGGGCTACGGCTTTGAGAG GTTTGATGAAGGGGAAAACAGCGGCAGTGAAGATGATGGCtcacagaggaaaaaggagTTTACTGACCTCTTCAAGAAGCAGATGAACCTACGGAAG GGAACTGACGGTCAGAGGGGAGATTTTGTTCCTCCAG ACGACAGCTGCCGGCTCAGAGATGCCAGCAGCCAGAGGATCCCCAGGCTCACTGTAAAG GCGAGAGAGCACTGCCTGTACCTCTTGGAAGAGGCAATAcatgaccaccagggggcaggaGGCACATTCAT CTACGACCCTCTGTCCTCGGGGGCGGATATGGAACACGAGGTCTTCAAGAACAGCAAGTCTGCCAACTTATACAAGGCTGCTGTGCTGAAGAAG GTGGCAGAAATGAAGAAAGCAGCAACTCCCTCgactggaggagaaaagggaaaaggagaCAAGACGAACAGCAGCGGGGAAGCTGGAGAAGTTGAGTCGAAACTCACAGGGGAAGCATCCACCTCCTCTTCTACGTCCTTTTCTGAGGCGCTGCAGGGGTTCACGTCTGCATCAGAAATCTATTCC CTGAAGCGTAAGAGGGTAGGAGCCGGCCTGAGGGGCTCATCCGACCCCTTCAAGACCGCCAAGGAACTGCTGGAGCTCTCCAGGTTGGAAACTGCTTCGAACAAAGGGTCAGAGAGTGGTGGTTTTTACAATGACGGCTCAGGAGGCTGCGGAGAGTCGTCTGTCAAGGGCAACAaggagagaacaaacacagacacatcctcaGCTGTAACATCGTCCATCAGAGACAGAGCAAATGCAGTCGCTGCCCCCGCGGACAGCCCGACGAAAGCCGGCAAAGCCATGAGCAAGAAGCAGAAGCTGGCGGAAGCAGCGAAGAGTTCCCGCAACATTTCCCAGTATTTTGCAAAGAAGCAAACAACGGAAAAAAGCCAGGAGGAGCCACCGGAGCTGAAGGGACTTGATGCTACGGTGTCTCAAACTTCCACCTTAGTCCAGCAGGAAAACACCGTCCAGCTGGAGGACTCACTTTCCAGTGTGGAAGCTATGGAGAACAGTCCTGTGGAGTCGGAGGCTCAGGATGTGACGCAGgaggaaagtaaaaataaagtgaTCGTTATAGCTGATGATGACGAGGAGGAAACGCATCAAACAGAGACTTTAGAGCTGAAGCAGATTCATGACACATCTCATCAGGAACTGAG acaagaagaagaagaagaagaagaagaagcagccgAACCAGCTCCAATACAAGAG TTGACAGATGACATGAAGGCAAGCAGAGAGTCGTCGTCTCCTCCGCCGAAACGCAGCCGGCCTccagatggcagcagcaggagagtgaCCTTCAACCCTAACGTGCAGGAGAGGGCCCTGCAGCCGGCGAGTGAGCCGCCGACGCCACTGACGCTGAAGGAAGCGGCCGATGTCGTCGTCCGATACCTGGACCCGTTTTACACTCGGGGGAAGTTTGCCACAAAG GAGCTGTTCAAGTCCTTTGCCCGCTACTTGTCTCACCTTCTTACCGAAGGAAGGAGTCGGGGAAAAGGTCaag TTAAAGCAGAAGCCAAAGCTCTCATCAAGAAATTCTTCAGCAAAGTCCAGCGCTGTGAGAGCGAGGCCGACTGGAAGCACCTCAAAAGACCGCACAGCTGTAACGCCACAGAGAACAAGGAATGA
- the si:ch211-120g10.1 gene encoding E3 ubiquitin-protein ligase TRIM69, with protein sequence MMMQCFHFMVEPAKNLTAKIKESQKRAKKDKREPLDEDQLFVLDLARDFSRVCQRSEVLEHIWDQDDTWPTPLCRLFILQWAAMLESKKKPMQTDGWPERDEGKLPDLITEQDLIQAKNLILNWIKDLRAQPDQSVWPGEPVAKVLDDLQSAWRWGRVPNLLSAMELVMWTLLLQRPDKDTIPQQWLMWKQRTQNIGAMAYIPQPVWDWISNAAVEVTLDLDSANPDLLISNDEKKMRCGFERKDVPNYHQRFDGWWCAVGVEGFDSGRHYWEVDVGEQDWRLGVARESALRKGFRSLNTNTGYMTLRLERGTELKALTVPFTSLPPGLIPRKVGIYLDYDQGQLSFYDVDKHLHIYTYNESFTEKLFPLFGTVEIIKDLVIKSPAAKRQCLCSTSCLWA encoded by the exons ATGATGATGCAGTGTTTTCACTTCATGGTGGAGCCGGCCAAGAACTTGACGGCCAAGATAAAG GAATCACAGAAGAGAGCTAAGAAGGACAAGAGGGAGCCTCTGGATGAGGATCAGTTGTTTGTTCTGGATCTGGCTCGAGACTTCAGCCGAGTGTGCCAG AGGTCAGAAGTCCTGGAGCACATCTGGGACCAGGATGACACCTGGCCGACTCCGCTCTGCAGGCTCTTCATCCTCCAGTGGGCCGCTATGCTGGAGAGCAAG AAGAAGCCCATGCAGACCGACGGTTGGccagagagggatgaggggaaACTGCCTgatctgatcactgagcaggaTCTGATTCAGGCCAAAAACCTGATCCTCAACTGGATCAAGGACCTGAGAGCTCAGCCGGAT CAAAGCGTGTGGCCCGGGGAGCCCGTGGCGAAGGTCCTGGATGATCTGCAGTCAGCCTGGCGTTGGGGCCGTGTGCCCAATCTGCTGTCTGCTATGGAACTGGTCATGTGGACTTTACTGCTGCAGCGCCCAGATAAG GACACCATACCACAACAGTGGCTCATGTGGAAGCAGAGGACTCAGAATATTG GTGCCATGGCCTACATTCCTCAACCAG TGTGGGACTGGATCTCAAATGCTGCAG TCGAGGTGACTCTGGACCTGGACTCAGCCAACCCTGATCTGCTCATCTCCAATGACGAGAAGAAGATGCGCTGTGGCTTTGAGAGGAAGGATGTTCCCAACTACCACCAACGCTTCGACGGCTGGTGGTGCGCCGTCGGGGTGGAGGGCTTCGACTCCGGCCGGCACTACTGGGAGGTGGATGTGGGTGAGCAGGACTGGCGGCTGGGCGTCGCCAGAGAGTCTGCCCTGAGGAAAGGCTTCAGGTCGCTGAACACCAACACGGGGTACATGACCCTGCGGCTGGAGAGGGGCACTGAGCTGAAGGCGCTGACCGTGCCCTTCACCTCCCTGCCACCGGGCCTCATCCCCCGCAAGGTGGGCATCTACCTCGACTACGACCAGGGCCAACTGTCCTTCTATGATGTGGACAAACACCTTCACATTTACACCTACAATGAGAGCTTCACTGAGAAGCTGTTCCCCTTGTTTGGTACAGTGGAGATTATAAAAGATCTGGTGATTAAGTCCCCAGCTGCTAAGAGGCAGTGTCTCTgctccacttcctgcctctgggCTTGA
- the si:ch73-364h19.1 gene encoding uncharacterized protein si:ch73-364h19.1, with protein MRAFVLRLMSSGGFLKGSITGYTEEMSTTASPTIPSSQLTSEQLTVVAASFSSLVFFVVIAVLLSIIYRKDPQCCKLRSYQRPHADMDAPPQYYSSRQTLVGSSCLEQQIMDDNNSQTGQLFFVGLPSSYSLPTLDAPLPRLPSYESVRKKDRQRQIHMMIADRFGLNGPIVTEPPPTYEESIRQSMELPYNILSPAVDISPPRTLYTNPGADIQSDAPHPINLDASTTVLHV; from the exons atgAGAGCCTTTGTGTTGAGGCTGATGAGCTCAGGAGGATTTCTAAAGGGATCAATCACAGGTTACACAGAAGAAATGTCCACAACTGCAAGTCCAACCATCCCCTCCTCGCAGCTGACATCAGAACAACTCACTGTGGTCGCTGCGTCCT TCTCTTCTCTGGTGTTCTTTGTGGTTATTGCGGTGCTGCTGTCCATTATTTATCGCAAGGATCCACAGTGCTGCAAACTCCGCTCCTATCAGCGGCCTCATGCAGATATg GACGCTCCTCCTCAGTactacagcagcagacagactcTGGTGGGATCTTCTTGCCTGGAGCAGCAGATCATGGATGACAACAACAGTCAG ACAGGTCAGCTGTTCTTCGTCGGCCTGCCCTCCAGCTACAGCCTGCCGACGCTGGACGCCCCCCTGCCGAGGCTCCCCTCCTACGAGAGTGTTCGAAAAAAGGACCGCCAGAGGCAGATCCACATGATGATCGCAGACCGCTTCGGCCTCAATGGACCCATTGTGACTGAG CCTCCTCCCACATACGAAGAGAGTATCCGCCAGTCTATGGAGCTGCCGTACAACATCCTCTCACCTGCTGTGGACATCTCTCCACCTCGGACCCTCTACACCAACCCAGGAGCTGACATTCAGAGCGACGCACCTCATCCAATCAACTTGGACGCCAGCACCACCGTTCTACATGTCTGA